A single Pristiophorus japonicus isolate sPriJap1 unplaced genomic scaffold, sPriJap1.hap1 HAP1_SCAFFOLD_917, whole genome shotgun sequence DNA region contains:
- the LOC139257846 gene encoding transcription factor MafK-like: MSNMQRSSHTYKAKKESGSTALSDDELIQLTVRDLNQHLRGLSKEEVARLKQRRRTLKNRGYAASCREKRVSQRDDLEQQRTALAAEVDGLARENSSMKGELDSLRARYLALQTFARSVGREPLVPTRVATTGVITIVKSEPQKADA; the protein is encoded by the coding sequence gCCAAGAAGGAGTCGGGGAGCACAGCGCTGAGCGACGACGAGCTGATCCAGCTGACAGTGCGCGACCTGAACCAGCACCTGCGGGGCCTGTCCAAGGAGGAGGTGGCGCGGCTCAAGCAGCGGCGGCGGACGCTGAAGAACCGGGGCTACGCGGCCAGCTGCCGGGAGAAGCGGGTGTCGCAGCGTGACGACCTGGAGCAGCAGCGCACGGCCCTGGCCGCCGAGGTGGACGGGCTGGCCCGCGAGAACTCCAGCATGAAGGGCGAGCTGGACTCGCTGCGGGCCCGCTACCTGGCCCTGCAGACTTTCGCCCGCTCGGTGGGGCGGGAGCCCCTGGTGCCCACCCGGGTGGCCACGACTGGGGTCATCACCATCGTCAAGTCTGAGCCGCAGAAGGCCGATGCGtga